The following proteins are encoded in a genomic region of Deinococcus radiopugnans ATCC 19172:
- a CDS encoding NAD(P)-dependent oxidoreductase: MNIAILGGTGRTGREILRRALQGGHDVKALVRSLEDREPQQRLTLLRGNARNADTVTQLVAGADAVVSALSTDQTTTLTEAMTALIAGLETHGVSRIVTIGTAGILESRTEPGKLRYQSSESQRTQTFAAEEHRRAYELLRGSSLDWTVVCPTYLPEGEAVGGYRTERDYLPVGGQQISTGDTAAFAYDELLKGEHVGYRVGIAY; encoded by the coding sequence ATGAACATAGCGATTTTGGGTGGAACCGGGAGAACAGGCCGTGAGATCCTGCGCCGCGCCTTGCAAGGCGGCCATGACGTCAAGGCGCTGGTGCGGTCTCTGGAAGACCGTGAGCCGCAGCAGAGGCTGACGCTGCTTCGGGGAAACGCCAGGAACGCCGACACGGTGACGCAACTCGTCGCCGGAGCAGACGCCGTGGTGAGCGCCCTCAGCACAGACCAGACCACCACGCTGACCGAGGCCATGACCGCCCTCATCGCCGGGCTGGAAACGCATGGGGTCTCCAGAATCGTGACCATCGGAACAGCCGGCATTCTGGAGAGTAGAACCGAGCCGGGGAAACTGCGCTACCAGTCCAGCGAGTCGCAGCGCACGCAGACGTTTGCGGCCGAGGAACACCGGCGGGCCTATGAGCTGCTGCGTGGTTCCTCGCTGGACTGGACAGTGGTGTGTCCAACGTATCTGCCAGAGGGCGAGGCGGTGGGCGGTTACCGAACGGAGCGGGATTACCTGCCCGTGGGCGGCCAGCAGATCTCCACCGGGGATACAGCGGCCTTCGCCTACGACGAACTGCTGAAGGGGGAACACGTCGGCTACCGGGTGGGCATCGCCTACTAA
- a CDS encoding dihydroorotase, producing the protein MTLTITNIRRPNATETESVTIENGVIKGWNIPAEGETIDGQGGTVAPALIELHAHLREPGQTEKEDLASGLAAAAAGGYGTVVCMPNTSPVIDEPAVVRSLIGKAEELGLARLKPAAALTRGQNGEALAELSYLKDAGAAMFTDDGRTNENARVLRLGLEYAGSLGMVVSVHAEDASLRADGVMNEGPVSEALGLPGNPAAAEAARVARDLEILAGLHAQGSEAHLHIQHLSTARALDLVRGAKARGLRVTCEVCPHHLTLTDEALRGFDAIYKVAPPLRTQRDADALLEGLKDGTVDCLATDHAPHTRAEKERDLLDAPSGIAYIELAFPLMYTRFGKELGLDKLLDLMTAAPARVMGWPVPSLETGAPADLVILDLETEHEVNPAEFKSKAKFTPWAGETLKGWPLLTVVAGQVAYRRE; encoded by the coding sequence ATGACTTTAACCATCACCAACATCCGCCGGCCCAACGCCACCGAGACCGAGTCCGTCACCATCGAGAACGGCGTGATTAAGGGCTGGAATATTCCGGCAGAGGGCGAGACCATCGATGGGCAGGGCGGTACGGTGGCCCCCGCACTGATCGAGCTGCACGCCCACCTGCGCGAGCCGGGGCAGACCGAGAAGGAAGACCTGGCCTCGGGCCTCGCGGCGGCGGCGGCGGGCGGCTACGGCACGGTGGTCTGCATGCCCAACACCTCGCCGGTGATTGACGAGCCGGCCGTCGTCCGTAGCTTGATCGGGAAGGCGGAGGAGCTGGGCCTTGCCCGCCTGAAACCGGCGGCGGCGCTGACCAGGGGCCAGAACGGCGAGGCGCTGGCCGAACTGTCGTACCTGAAAGACGCCGGGGCCGCCATGTTCACCGACGACGGGCGGACCAACGAGAACGCGCGGGTGCTGCGGCTGGGGCTGGAGTACGCCGGGAGCCTGGGCATGGTGGTGAGCGTGCATGCCGAGGACGCCTCGCTGCGCGCCGACGGCGTGATGAACGAGGGGCCGGTCAGTGAGGCGCTGGGCCTGCCCGGCAACCCGGCGGCGGCGGAGGCGGCCCGCGTGGCCCGCGATCTGGAGATTCTGGCCGGGCTGCACGCGCAGGGCAGTGAAGCCCACCTGCACATCCAGCACCTGTCCACCGCCCGCGCCCTGGACCTGGTGCGCGGTGCGAAGGCGCGCGGCCTCCGGGTGACCTGCGAGGTCTGCCCCCACCACCTGACCCTGACCGACGAGGCGCTGCGTGGCTTCGACGCGATCTACAAGGTGGCCCCGCCGCTGCGAACCCAGCGTGATGCCGACGCCCTGCTGGAGGGCCTGAAAGACGGCACGGTGGACTGCCTCGCCACCGACCATGCCCCCCACACCCGCGCCGAGAAGGAACGCGATCTGCTGGACGCGCCCAGCGGCATCGCGTATATCGAGCTGGCCTTTCCGCTGATGTACACCCGCTTTGGCAAAGAGCTGGGCCTGGACAAGCTGCTGGACCTGATGACCGCTGCCCCCGCCCGCGTGATGGGCTGGCCGGTGCCCTCGCTGGAAACGGGTGCCCCCGCCGATCTGGTGATTCTCGATCTGGAGACGGAACACGAGGTCAACCCCGCCGAATTCAAGTCCAAGGCGAAGTTCACGCCCTGGGCCGGGGAAACGCTGAAAGGCTGGCCGCTGCTGACGGTGGTGGCCGGGCAGGTGGCCTACCGGCGGGAGTAA
- a CDS encoding SDR family oxidoreductase, with translation MTLSAGTPESTFRPDLLQGKHALITGGGSGINLGIAQSFAAHGCAVTILGRNLEKAQKAAQGIVDAGGRAIGVSADVRDFAAMEAAVAQAVEAHGDFDIVLAGAAGNFPAPVDGISPNGFKSVVDIDLIGTFHTIKAAAPYLKAPGGNVLSISAYGVPVPMQAHVVAAKAGVDALTRTLAVEWGLRGIRVNAIIPGPIDGTEGMARLAPDEKSRSRVAGSVPLGRMGVPQDIANAALFLVSDAASYVTGVILPVDGGQNMLGGAPQYQTFQAMGFGQKDSGQKG, from the coding sequence ATGACCCTCAGCGCAGGCACGCCCGAATCCACCTTCCGCCCCGACCTGTTGCAGGGCAAACACGCCCTGATCACCGGCGGTGGCAGCGGCATCAACCTGGGCATTGCCCAGAGCTTCGCGGCGCACGGCTGCGCGGTCACGATCCTGGGCCGCAACCTGGAAAAGGCCCAGAAGGCCGCGCAGGGCATCGTGGACGCGGGCGGGCGGGCCATCGGCGTCAGCGCCGACGTGCGTGACTTTGCGGCGATGGAGGCGGCGGTGGCGCAGGCGGTGGAAGCGCACGGCGACTTCGACATCGTGCTGGCGGGCGCGGCGGGCAATTTTCCGGCCCCGGTGGACGGCATCTCGCCCAACGGCTTCAAGAGCGTGGTGGACATCGACCTGATCGGCACCTTCCACACCATCAAGGCGGCGGCCCCGTACCTGAAGGCCCCCGGCGGCAACGTCCTGAGCATCAGCGCCTACGGCGTCCCGGTGCCGATGCAGGCCCATGTGGTGGCGGCCAAGGCCGGGGTGGACGCCCTGACGCGCACGCTGGCCGTGGAATGGGGCCTGCGTGGCATCCGCGTGAACGCCATTATTCCCGGCCCCATCGACGGCACCGAGGGCATGGCGCGGCTGGCCCCCGACGAGAAGAGCCGCAGCCGGGTGGCCGGGTCCGTGCCGCTGGGCCGCATGGGCGTGCCGCAGGACATCGCCAACGCGGCGCTGTTCCTGGTGAGCGACGCGGCCAGTTACGTGACCGGCGTGATCTTGCCCGTGGACGGCGGCCAGAACATGCTGGGCGGCGCGCCGCAGTACCAGACCTTCCAGGCGATGGGCTTCGGGCAGAAGGACAGCGGGCAGAAGGGCTGA
- a CDS encoding metallophosphoesterase family protein has product MTQTVPDASPAVQPRVLGKRVMLLADYVHPFVYREGFPKGVPDVDAVLAAGDLPGYYLEFLATKLTVPIIYVHGNHEEEYVNEGDGRIPARGVIAAHGRVVEEAGLRIAGWGGAPRYREKGRGQYSAHEARWGLGKLAWRTRRGVDLLLTHAPPTGPHAGSDYAHRGCPELNRFMQRRHPALLVHGHIHEYEGRKLEYVDAASGTRVVNAYGYRVLDV; this is encoded by the coding sequence ATGACCCAGACCGTTCCCGACGCCTCCCCTGCCGTTCAGCCGCGCGTGCTGGGCAAAAGGGTCATGCTGCTGGCGGACTACGTGCATCCTTTCGTGTACCGCGAGGGCTTTCCAAAGGGCGTCCCAGACGTGGACGCCGTGCTGGCCGCCGGGGACCTTCCCGGCTATTACCTGGAATTCCTGGCGACCAAATTGACCGTGCCGATCATCTACGTGCACGGCAACCACGAGGAGGAGTACGTCAACGAGGGCGACGGACGCATTCCCGCGCGTGGGGTGATCGCGGCGCATGGGCGCGTGGTGGAGGAAGCGGGGCTCAGGATCGCGGGTTGGGGCGGCGCACCGCGTTACCGCGAGAAGGGGCGCGGGCAGTACAGCGCCCACGAGGCCCGCTGGGGGCTGGGGAAACTGGCCTGGCGGACCCGGCGCGGCGTGGACCTCCTGCTGACGCACGCGCCGCCCACCGGCCCCCATGCGGGCAGCGACTACGCCCACCGGGGCTGCCCGGAACTGAACCGCTTCATGCAGCGGCGTCACCCTGCGCTGCTGGTCCACGGGCATATCCACGAGTACGAGGGCCGCAAGCTGGAATACGTGGACGCGGCCTCAGGGACACGGGTGGTCAACGCCTACGGCTACCGGGTGCTGGACGTTTAA